A genome region from Sphingorhabdus sp. SMR4y includes the following:
- a CDS encoding universal stress protein, producing the protein MKSVLLYINDDSGLDARYQAALDITRALEGHLHCLRPDPYRPQMAFDGVTGMSVMYDISKYTSKADLLLKTEMEKRLTGEDVPWDYQETNAEPARGLARNSALTDVIVLSSCSGIKDNTLPLGLLGDVIFNTNVPVIVQPDSVRKFDAAGPAIVAWNGSFEAGNALRAAVPLLELASDVHIVVVEEEKRHDLPPLDASEYLSRHGIKSQIHELAADKSSVEAILLSTVDTLNASYMVMGAYGHSRAREFLFGGVSRKLFWDCPVPLVVAH; encoded by the coding sequence ATGAAATCCGTGCTTCTTTACATCAACGATGATTCCGGGCTCGACGCCCGCTATCAGGCGGCACTGGATATCACGCGCGCGCTGGAGGGGCATCTCCATTGCCTGCGCCCCGATCCCTACAGGCCACAAATGGCTTTTGATGGGGTTACCGGCATGTCCGTGATGTACGATATCAGCAAATATACAAGCAAAGCCGATTTGCTGCTGAAGACCGAAATGGAAAAGCGGCTCACCGGTGAAGACGTGCCATGGGACTATCAGGAAACCAATGCGGAACCGGCTCGCGGCCTGGCCCGAAATTCAGCACTGACCGACGTGATAGTGCTCAGTTCGTGCAGCGGGATAAAGGATAACACCCTCCCCCTCGGCCTGTTGGGCGATGTGATCTTCAACACCAATGTCCCGGTCATTGTCCAACCGGACAGCGTCAGGAAATTCGATGCAGCCGGTCCCGCGATCGTCGCATGGAATGGCAGTTTCGAAGCCGGCAACGCATTGCGTGCGGCAGTACCGCTGCTCGAGCTCGCCAGCGATGTGCATATCGTCGTGGTCGAGGAAGAAAAGCGTCATGACCTGCCCCCCTTGGACGCTTCGGAATATCTTTCAAGACATGGCATCAAGTCACAGATTCACGAGCTTGCTGCCGACAAATCCTCGGTAGAGGCAATATTGCTGTCGACCGTTGATACGCTGAATGCCAGCTACATGGTAATGGGTGCCTATGGCCACAGCCGGGCGCGTGAATTTCTGTTCGGCGGCGTTTCACGAAAGCTGTTTTGGGATTGTCCGGTGCCGCTGGTCGTCGCGCACTAG
- a CDS encoding host attachment protein, translating to MLVRKDSRVIAVDGSRMTMFKTKGEAFAPELELIEEHKNPSLRTSDLGTDKPGRSFQSKSPRRGSHEQTDLQQQEEDRFVSEMAKRIEQIMSGSKDSIILVAAPRALGVIRKHLGPETIARLQAEIPKDFGPDAAEPLANMLAKHEI from the coding sequence ATGCTGGTTCGAAAAGATAGCAGGGTTATCGCCGTTGATGGCTCCCGCATGACGATGTTCAAAACCAAGGGCGAGGCCTTCGCGCCGGAGCTGGAACTGATCGAGGAACACAAGAATCCCTCGCTACGCACTTCGGATCTGGGCACCGACAAACCGGGACGAAGCTTTCAGAGCAAGTCTCCGCGACGCGGCTCCCACGAGCAAACGGACTTGCAACAGCAGGAGGAAGACCGGTTTGTTTCGGAAATGGCAAAGCGGATCGAGCAAATCATGTCGGGTTCGAAAGACAGCATCATTTTGGTCGCTGCGCCGCGCGCCCTGGGCGTGATCCGGAAACATCTGGGCCCGGAAACGATCGCCCGGTTGCAAGCAGAGATACCCAAGGATTTTGGACCGGATGCAGCGGAACCGCTGGCCAATATGCTCGCCAAGCATGAAATCTGA
- the lptB gene encoding LPS export ABC transporter ATP-binding protein yields MSPSVLSRLDESDLHDGRGLSVVSINKKFGRKAVLTDVSIEVGPSEVVGLLGRDGAGKTVTFYSILGLLRIDSGHIFLDGEAITDLSLDRRALRGLGYLPQEASIFRGLTVEQNILTVLELFEKDAATRAQKLDDLLDEFHIAYVRHVPARALSGGERRRCEIARAMAASPGIMLFDEPFAGIDPMSVRDIKAMIANLESHDVGILITDQNVREMVDMLDRVYVLHEGRIVFEGTPGAMLENGLVRRLYLGEEFHAAAR; encoded by the coding sequence ATATCTCCATCCGTGCTGTCCCGTTTGGACGAATCAGATCTGCACGACGGTCGCGGACTGTCGGTCGTCTCGATCAATAAGAAATTCGGCAGAAAAGCGGTACTGACCGACGTATCCATCGAAGTCGGGCCGTCCGAGGTCGTGGGCTTGCTTGGTCGGGACGGCGCCGGCAAGACCGTAACCTTCTACTCGATCCTCGGATTGCTCCGGATCGATTCCGGGCACATCTTCCTGGATGGCGAAGCCATAACCGACCTGTCACTCGACCGGCGCGCGCTTCGCGGTCTGGGATATTTACCGCAGGAAGCGTCGATTTTCCGCGGGCTGACGGTGGAGCAGAATATCCTGACGGTATTGGAACTGTTCGAAAAGGATGCAGCGACGCGGGCGCAAAAGCTGGATGATCTGCTGGATGAATTTCATATTGCCTATGTCCGCCACGTTCCGGCGCGAGCGTTGTCCGGTGGCGAAAGACGCCGTTGCGAAATCGCCCGGGCGATGGCGGCCAGTCCCGGCATCATGCTGTTCGACGAACCCTTTGCCGGCATTGACCCGATGTCGGTTAGGGACATCAAGGCCATGATTGCCAATCTGGAAAGTCATGATGTCGGCATATTGATCACCGACCAGAATGTGCGCGAGATGGTTGACATGCTGGACCGCGTCTATGTTCTGCACGAAGGACGGATCGTCTTTGAAGGCACACCGGGCGCGATGCTGGAGAACGGGCTGGTGCGCCGATTATATCTCGGCGAGGAATTTCATGCTGCCGCTAGGTAA
- a CDS encoding CC0125/CC1285 family lipoprotein, with protein sequence MTERANMVKVAANAMAMLMTLLLLGCATATPYQPQIAGQRVSGGFLEERIDATHYRVRFAGNSLTSRDTVEGYLLYRAAELTVQSGYDWFRITDHTTETERRSYVEHFPRYEPYYGSIYLNWRPHWRYYRSGVWSTWHPYGRDPFWSIDSTVRTVEQFEAEAEIVMRRGSKPADASRAFDAREVLADLGPTIKWPEDR encoded by the coding sequence ATGACGGAGCGAGCGAATATGGTGAAAGTCGCAGCCAATGCGATGGCGATGCTGATGACCCTGTTGCTGCTCGGCTGTGCGACAGCGACGCCCTATCAGCCCCAAATCGCCGGGCAACGTGTCTCTGGCGGCTTTTTGGAAGAACGCATTGATGCTACGCATTACCGGGTGCGGTTTGCAGGTAATAGTCTGACGTCGCGCGATACTGTCGAGGGCTATCTCCTGTACCGGGCTGCAGAACTCACGGTGCAGAGCGGCTACGACTGGTTCCGGATCACCGACCATACGACAGAAACCGAGCGGCGGAGCTATGTTGAACATTTCCCGCGTTATGAACCCTATTACGGGTCCATATATCTCAACTGGCGTCCGCACTGGCGCTATTATCGCAGTGGCGTCTGGTCGACCTGGCATCCCTACGGCCGCGATCCGTTCTGGTCCATTGATTCAACTGTGCGGACGGTCGAGCAGTTCGAGGCCGAAGCAGAGATCGTGATGCGTCGTGGTTCGAAACCGGCGGACGCGTCCCGCGCGTTTGATGCCCGCGAGGTTCTGGCAGACCTCGGCCCCACGATCAAATGGCCTGAAGACAGGTAA
- a CDS encoding MBL fold metallo-hydrolase, whose amino-acid sequence MSGVTVRFHGAAGTVTGSCFEVKGAGKTLLVDCGMFQGTRSLEALNHEPLPFDPAAIDAVLLTHAHLDHSGRLPYLYASGCKAKTYCTEPSAAIIKPLLQDAAKLQAADADRRNRRADRAGLPPFIPLYDGSDIAKLHSKVRSVSFCEEKSLGDGVSFRFWDARHIVGSASIEINIAGQRLLFSGDIGPGRSINCTASEIGGYDHVICESTYGNRDRDLVLVSERRETLARHVEDVMAAGGNVLIPAFAVERTQAILEDFDALFESGRLPPLNVFLDSPLAQKVTTTVMRYRDSGTGMLDRSNIRFVKNTAESKKLNRMTGVVIIAGSGMCTGGRIRHHLIRNLPRRQSRLLLPGFQVAGTLGAVLRDGAKRVRISGNDVMVKARVAKLDGYSNHADRDGLVQWIRDRTPVRGSLFLVHGEQSALTGFADALAAIADLPAAIVPKLGETWELQPDWAAMLQAAGRVDAGDLTASRDWISKLAALREEVEEKLSSQSTNRDREKTLAALKRALERV is encoded by the coding sequence ATGAGTGGAGTAACGGTCAGATTTCACGGTGCAGCCGGGACAGTCACCGGATCCTGTTTCGAAGTAAAAGGTGCGGGCAAGACCCTGTTGGTCGATTGCGGCATGTTCCAGGGCACCCGCTCGCTCGAAGCGCTGAACCATGAACCGCTTCCCTTCGATCCGGCAGCAATCGATGCGGTGCTGCTCACCCATGCCCATCTCGATCATAGTGGCAGGCTCCCCTATCTCTATGCCAGCGGCTGCAAAGCAAAAACCTATTGCACGGAGCCCAGCGCCGCAATCATCAAGCCGTTGCTGCAGGACGCAGCCAAGTTGCAGGCCGCCGATGCAGACCGTCGCAATCGCCGGGCGGATCGCGCGGGGCTGCCCCCCTTCATCCCGCTCTATGACGGAAGCGACATTGCGAAGCTGCACAGCAAAGTGCGTTCCGTTTCCTTTTGCGAAGAGAAAAGTCTCGGCGACGGAGTGTCCTTTCGTTTCTGGGATGCACGGCATATTGTCGGATCAGCATCGATAGAAATCAACATTGCCGGGCAGCGCCTGCTTTTCTCCGGCGATATCGGGCCGGGTCGATCAATCAATTGCACCGCATCGGAAATCGGCGGCTATGATCATGTGATCTGTGAATCGACTTATGGTAATCGCGATCGTGATCTTGTCCTGGTCAGCGAACGCCGTGAAACTCTGGCGCGCCATGTCGAGGACGTGATGGCGGCCGGGGGCAATGTCTTGATCCCTGCTTTCGCAGTGGAGCGGACACAGGCGATACTTGAGGATTTCGATGCCCTGTTCGAATCCGGACGGCTCCCTCCCCTAAACGTCTTTCTTGATTCCCCGCTGGCCCAGAAAGTCACGACAACGGTGATGCGCTACCGCGATAGCGGAACCGGGATGCTGGACAGAAGCAATATTCGCTTCGTCAAGAATACGGCGGAATCAAAGAAACTTAACCGGATGACCGGAGTTGTCATCATCGCCGGATCGGGCATGTGCACCGGTGGACGTATCAGACATCATCTGATCCGCAATCTTCCGCGGAGACAATCCCGGCTGTTATTGCCCGGCTTTCAGGTGGCAGGAACCCTGGGCGCGGTGCTCCGGGATGGTGCCAAGCGGGTCCGCATTTCCGGCAATGATGTCATGGTAAAAGCGCGGGTTGCAAAGCTTGACGGCTATTCCAACCATGCCGATCGGGACGGTCTGGTGCAGTGGATCAGGGATCGCACACCGGTCAGGGGCTCGCTCTTTCTGGTTCACGGAGAACAGTCTGCGCTGACAGGTTTTGCGGACGCTCTGGCGGCTATTGCGGACCTGCCCGCAGCGATCGTTCCGAAACTGGGAGAGACATGGGAACTGCAGCCTGACTGGGCCGCTATGCTTCAGGCCGCTGGTCGTGTCGACGCGGGAGATTTGACCGCTTCGCGCGACTGGATTTCCAAGCTGGCCGCATTGCGAGAAGAAGTCGAAGAAAAGCTGTCCAGTCAGTCGACCAATCGGGATCGC
- a CDS encoding acetyl-CoA hydrolase/transferase family protein — MTHIEKYRSRLMTAGQAVEGLNSGAHIAMGMATAEPPALLGALAETVTKADIDDVKLWYFHSMDHAGETVLQPDLLGRIRPRCMFLSAIERQLLGAQEPGTKSPIEFVPVAFSDSPRLFEKEVPLDMFVTTVSPMDRHGWFTFGTSNDYSTAAARSAKKLVVEVNPNMPRVFGASLLHISEVDAIVEHCAPLAEVHAPEMSPEEATVAATIADMIDDRACLQMGIGALPGAVCALLQDRRDLGIHTELMTPALAGLIQCGAVTNQAKTTYRGRSVFTFAMGDRPFYDFLDDNPAMHSAPVNIVNDPRHIAKNRNVVSVNATLQIDLGGACNSEHLMGRQYSGSGGQLDFVRGATASKGGKSIIACQSTAGNGTISRIVPRLDGPVTTPRNDTNIVVTEYGFADLKGKSLNQRAEALIGLAHPKFRNDLANSL, encoded by the coding sequence ATGACCCATATCGAAAAATATCGCTCCCGACTGATGACTGCCGGTCAGGCTGTGGAAGGATTGAACTCCGGGGCGCATATCGCGATGGGCATGGCCACTGCAGAACCGCCTGCCTTGCTGGGCGCGCTGGCAGAAACGGTGACCAAAGCCGATATCGATGATGTCAAACTCTGGTATTTCCATTCGATGGACCATGCCGGAGAAACGGTGCTCCAACCCGATCTGCTCGGCCGGATACGGCCGCGCTGCATGTTTCTGAGTGCAATCGAGCGTCAACTGCTGGGCGCCCAGGAGCCCGGAACGAAAAGTCCGATCGAATTTGTACCGGTTGCCTTCAGCGATTCTCCGCGGTTATTCGAAAAAGAAGTTCCTCTCGATATGTTCGTGACGACGGTGTCGCCGATGGACAGGCATGGCTGGTTCACGTTCGGTACCAGCAACGACTATTCCACCGCCGCCGCGCGCAGCGCCAAAAAGCTGGTTGTAGAGGTCAATCCGAATATGCCGCGAGTGTTCGGCGCCTCCCTTCTGCACATATCCGAAGTCGATGCGATTGTGGAACATTGCGCGCCGCTGGCCGAAGTCCATGCACCCGAAATGTCACCGGAGGAAGCGACGGTAGCAGCCACCATCGCCGACATGATCGACGACAGGGCCTGCCTGCAAATGGGCATTGGCGCGCTTCCCGGCGCCGTCTGCGCCTTGCTGCAGGACCGCCGGGATCTGGGCATCCATACCGAGTTGATGACCCCTGCTCTCGCCGGACTCATCCAGTGCGGCGCCGTCACCAACCAGGCCAAGACCACCTATCGTGGCCGCAGCGTCTTCACCTTCGCGATGGGCGACCGGCCTTTCTATGATTTTCTCGACGACAATCCCGCCATGCACAGTGCCCCGGTCAATATCGTCAATGATCCCCGCCATATCGCAAAAAACAGAAATGTTGTTTCGGTCAATGCGACGTTGCAGATCGACCTTGGCGGCGCGTGCAATTCGGAACATCTGATGGGCCGGCAATATAGCGGTTCGGGTGGCCAGCTGGACTTTGTCCGTGGTGCAACAGCGTCAAAAGGTGGCAAGTCGATCATCGCCTGCCAGTCCACGGCCGGCAACGGCACGATTTCGCGCATTGTTCCCCGACTGGACGGGCCGGTCACGACGCCGCGCAACGACACCAATATCGTCGTGACCGAATATGGGTTCGCAGACCTGAAGGGAAAATCGCTGAACCAGCGCGCCGAAGCGCTGATCGGGCTTGCTCATCCGAAATTCCGCAACGACCTCGCCAATAGTCTGTAA